The genomic DNA GCCAGTCTTCCTGCGCCCGCGCGGGCGCCGCGAACGCGGCCAGCACGCCGCCGGCGGTCGCGACCGGATCGCCACCGTCCGCACGGGCGACGAGGTCGTCGAGCAGCTTCGCCGCGGTGGCGGGGCCGACGCCCGGCAGCAGCTGCACGACCCGAAAGCCGGCGACGCGGTCGCGCGGATTCTCGGCCCAGCGCAGCACTGCGAGCACGTCCTTCACATGCACCGAGTCGAGAAATTTCAGCCCGCCGAACTTGACGAACGGAATATTGCGGCGCGTGAGCTCGATTTCGAGCGCGGCGCTGTGATGCGCAGCGCGAAATAGCACCGCCTGCGACTTCAGCTTCACGCCCTGCTCGCGCGCTTCCAGCACCTGCTCGACGACGTAGCGCGCCTGCGCGGCGTCGTCGGCGACCGTGACGAGGCGCGGGCGCTGCGCCGACGCCTTGTCGGTCCACAGACTCTTTGTGTAACGCTCGCTCGCGAGTTCGATCACCGCGTTCGACGCAGCGAGAATCGGCGCGCTCGAGCGATAGTTACGCTCGAGCGTGATCTGGCGCGCGGGTGGGTCGAACTGCGCGGGGAAGTCGAGGATATTGCGCACGGTCGCGCCGCGAAACGAATAGATCGACTGCGCATCGTCGCCGACTACGGTCAGGCCGCGGCCGTCCGGCTTCATCGAGAGCAGGATCGACGCCTGCAGGCGGTTGGTGTCCTGGTATTCGTCCACCAGCACGTGATCGAAGCGCGCCGACAGATCGGCAGCGATGGCCGGCTCGGCGGCCATATGCGACCAGTAGAGCAGCAGGTCGTCGTAGTCGAGCACGCTCTGCTTCTGCTTCGCCTCGACGTAAGCGGCGAACAACCGGCGCAGATCGTCCTGCCACTCGCGACACCACGGAAACGCGCTGTCCAGCACCTGGCCAAGCGATGCGCCCGTGTTGACGACGCGCGAGTAGATCGCGAAGCAGGTGCCCTTCGCCGGAAAGCGCCGTTCCTTCGCGGACAGCCCGAGCTCGTGGCGCACGAGGTTCATCAGGTCGGCGGAGTCTTCGCGGTCGTTGATCGTGAACGCGGGCGCGAGGCCGATCAGATCCGCGTATTCGCGTAACAGCCGCGCACCGACGCTATGGAACGTGCCCGCCCACGTGAGCCCTTGCGCGAGCGCCGCCCCCACGCTGGGCGCGCCGACGGTGGCGGCCGCAGCGCCCGTGATGCGCGTGACGCGGCGGGTCATTTCGAGCGCCGCGCGGCGCGAGAAGGTCAACAGCAGGATGCGCTGCGGATCGGCGCCCTTCACCACCAGATTGGCGACGCGGTGCGCGAGCGTGTTGGTCTTGCCGGAGCCGGCACCCGCGATGACGAGCAGCGCGCCGGGCAGCGCGTCGGGCGTGTCGGTCCCGTATTCGACGGCTTCACGTTGGGCGGTGTTGAGCTTCGCGAGCCATGCGGCGGTATCGAACGACGGAGCGGATTCGGCGACGGTGGACACGGATCGGTTTGCGCGTAGGATGGATTTCAGGATGCGACGCACACTGTATATCCATACAACCCTGCGCGACAAGCGCCCCTTTTTTGGGTGCCTGTCTGTGCGATTCGTGCTTCGACGGACGCGCCGCGCAGACTTGCTTTATGATGCGAACCCCGACGCGCCCCAGTCCCCAAGGTTCAAACGCCATGCCCAACCTCAATTTCACGCTGACCGGCGAATACGTCGAACTACACAATCTGCTGAAGATCACGGGTCTCGCGGACAGCGGCGGCTCCGCGAAGATGATGGTCGCGGACGGCGCCGTGATGGTCGACGGCCGGGTCGAGACGCGTAAGACCTGCAAGATCCGCGCGGGCCAGGTCGTGTTGCTCGGCGATACGCGGATCGCGGTACACGAAGGCTGACGACAGTCCGAAAATTCGCAGGACGGCACGCACCAGGATCGTGCATTCTCCATCGACATTGGCCGGGCGAGGCAATAAGCTGTCGGTTTCGACAGGCAAACGACGGACCGCGCCACCGCGAGGAGTCGGCTGACCGGCTCGCCGCCGCGCCGCGGATTTTCCCGCCCGCTGCACAGCGAGGCCACTCACTCCCGTACCGCGCAACCCCGTGCATCGCGCTGCGGCTTGCGCCCGCCCCTCGCCGCCGCCACCGCTGCCGCCATTTTTCGCCGCCACGCATTCAATGACTCAATCCAGCTTCGCCCGAGCGGCCAGCAGGCCACCGACCCTATCCCGTCACGCGGCCGATACCGCGCGGCTCGCCGCGCCGCTCGCGATCGCGCAACTGTCGCAGATGGCGATGAGCGTCACCGACACGATCCTGCTCGGCTCGCTCGGCCCCGATGCGCTCGCTGCCGGCGGCCTCGGCGCGAACCTCTTTTTCGTCGTCGTCACGCTGCTGCAGGGCGTGCTGACCTCGGTCAGCGTGAGCGTCGCGCACGCGCGCGGCGCGCAGGACGACGGCCGCGTGCCGCATATTTACTGGACCGGTTTCGTGCTGTCCGTGATGCTGTCAGTGCCGGCGTTCATCCTGCTGTCTTTCGCCTCGCGGATCCTGCTTGCGGTCGGCGAGCCGGGCCTGCTCGCGCACAACGTCGGCCAATACGCGGCCGTGCTGCGCTGGGGCGCGCCCGCCAGCCTGATCGGCGTCGGCCTGATGCGCTCGTTCCTGCCGGCGATCGGCGCGGCGCGACGCCTGTTGTGGGTGTCGATCGCGAGCGTCGGCGTGAACGGCTTGCTCAACTATGGGCTCATCCATGGCGCTTACGGGCTGCCGCGGCTCGGCTTTCTCGGCTCGGCGGCCGCGACCACGATCACCGTATGGCTGACCGCGCTCGTGCTGATGGCGCTCTTGCATCTGCGGCCGCGCTTCCGGCATTTCGTCGTCGCGACGCGGCCGAAGCTGCCGTTGATGGGCGAGCTGTTCGGCATCGGCTGGCCGGTCGCGATCACCTACGGCGTCGAGTCGACGCTGTTTCTCGCGACCGGACTGATGGTCGGCCTGCTCGGCGAGTCGCAACTGGCCGCGCATCAGATCGCGTTGAACGTCGCGTCGGTCGCGTTCATGGTGCCGCTGTCGATCGGCCAGGCGGCCAACGTGCGGGTCGGCTACTGGGCCGGCGCCGGTCAGCCGCTTGCCGCGCGCCACGCGGGCTTCGTCGCGCTCGCGCTCGGCGTCGGCTTCATGTCGATGTCAGGCCTTTTGCTGATCACCGCGCCGCACTGGATCGTCGGTCTGTATCTGCATCTGGACGACCCGGCCAATGCGCCGACCATTGCGCTCGCTAGTTCGCTGCTCGGCGTGGCGGCGATTTTCCAGATCGTCGACGGCATGCAGGCGGTTGGCTCCGGCTGTCTGCGCGGCCTGAAGGACACGCGCGTGCCGATGATCGCCGCCGCGTTCGGCTACTGGGTGATCGGCTTTCCGACCGGCTATCTGCTCGCGTTTCACGCCGGCCTCGGCGCGCGGGGCTTGTGGTGGGGCCTCGCGGCGGGCCTCGCGAGCGTCGCGCTGCTGATGACGCTGCGCTTTCACCGGCTGAGTCTGCGGCAGGCACCGGGGGCGGGATCGGTCACGCCACCGGCGCGGTCAGTCTGAGCGAAGCAGCGCCAAGCCCCACTCCTGAAGCACTCCCTGCAATAGGTAAAATGCCCGCCGCGTCACGCGGGCGCTCCCGCACGGCCAACGCCCGGCCGCGCCGCCACAGCCCCCGCTCTCTCGCGACACAACATAATCAAGGACCACCCGCCATGCTTGCCCGCATCACCCGCCTGTTCCCGCTCTGGGCCGTGCTCGCCTCGATCGCCGCGTACTTCTCGCCGGCCACGTTTTCCGGCGTCGCGCCGCACGTCACCACGCTCCTCACGATCATCATGCTGGCGATGGGCGTCACGCTCTCGGCCGCCGATTTCCTGCGCGTGTTTGCGCGCCCCGCGCCCGTGATCGCCGGGATCGTGCTGCATTACCTCGTGATGCCGCTCGCCGCGTGGGTCATTGCGAAGGCGCTGCGCATGCCGCCCGATCTGACCGCCGGCATGGTGCTGGTCGGCAGCGTCGCGAGCGGCACTGCCTCGAACGTGATGATCTATCTCGCGCGCGGCGACGTCGCGCTGTCGGTGACGATCAGCGCGCTGTCGACGCTCGTCGGCGTGTTCGCGACACCGCTGCTCACGCGTCTTTACGTCGACGCATCGATCGTCGTCGACGTGCGCGGCATGCTGATGAGCATCCTGCAGATCGTCGCGCTGCCGATCGTCGTCGGCCTCGTCGTCAATCGTCTGTTCGGCAAGCTCGTGCGTAAGATCGAGCCGATCCTGCCGCTGGTATCGATGGTCGCGATCGTGCTGATCATCGGCGCGGTGGTGGGCGGCACGCAGAAGAGCATCGCGTCGGTCGGCCTCGTCGTGATGGTCGGCGTCATCCTGCATAACGGCATCGGCCTGCTCGGCGGCTACTGGGGCGGCCGTCTGCTCGGTTTCGACGAAGCCGTCTGCCGAACGCTCGCGATCGAAGTCGGCATGCAGAACTCCGGTCTCGCCGCGACGCTCGGCAAGCTTTATTTCACGCCGCTCGCCGCGTTGCCCGGCGCGTTGTTCTCCGTGTGGCACAACCTGTCGGGCTCGTTGCTCGCGGGTGTGTGGGCGGGTCGCCCGGCGAAAGGCTCGACGCATCCCGATGGCGAGCGCGTGCTACAGGCGGAGCACGGCTGATCCTGCGCTCGCGCGCCGCGGTTTGCATCAGGTGATGGCTCACCCAACCGCGGCGCCGCCAATACCGCAACGGTATTCCTGACCAACGCGCGGCACTCCCCCAGGTTTGCAGACCAACGACGAACACGCGCCCCAATTCCCTTAGAATGGTTTTCTCGACGGCGCGTGCAGGCCTTCGCTGCCGCCACGCGGAAGGCCTGCAAAACAAGGGGGAAACAGCGTGCAGTGGCAATTCGAACGACATCGTCGGGCCGCGAACCGCCGCTCGTTAGTCAGCACAACGAGACAATTATTGCTGCTCTGTTGCGCAACGGCATTCTTGACCGCCTGCGCGACGAAGCTACCCGCCACCGCGTTCGACCGCGAGGTCACGCATGCGCTGCCCGCTACCGCCGATACACCGCTGCGCGAAGCGCTTGCGCCGCTCGAGGCGAAGCATCCACAGCAGTCGGGTTTTCGCGTGCTGCCGAACGGCACGGACGCGCTGCAGATGCGCATCGCGCTCGCGCGCGCGGCGACCAAAACCCTCGACATGCAGTACTACATCGCCAACGAGGACACCACCGGCAAGCTGCTGCTTGGCGCCGCGCTGTACGCGGCCGATCACGGCGTGCGGGTGCGCATGCTGGTCGACGATCTGAATTTCAAGGACCTCGACCGCACCATGGCGGGATTGAACAGTCACGACAACATCGAGATTCGCGTCTTCAATCCGTATGGCAGCGCGCAGGAAGGCATGTTCGAGCGCACCACGAACCTGTTCACACAGATCGACCACTTCACGCGCCGCATGCACAACAAGGCGATGATCACGGACAACCAGCTCGCGATCGTCGGCGGCCGCAACCTTGGCGACGAATACTTCAGTGCGAGCGAAACTCTGCAGTTCCGCGACCTCGATGCGCTCGCGGCGGGCCCGATCGTCGCCGACGTCTCCGCAAGTTTCGACGACTACTGGAACAGCGACCTCGCCTATCCGCTGCGCGCGCTGAACAGGCAGAAATTCGACCAGCAAGAACTCAACCAGACGCGCGACGAGCTGCGCCAGCACTGGCGCACCAACGCCGATCCGTATAACGCGAAACCGCTGAACGCGACGCCGCTCGCCGCGCAGATCACGAGCGAGCAGCTCGGCCTCACGTGGGCGAGCGCGGAATTCAGGGCCGACCTGCCGGAAAAGATCGAGCATCCGTCGCCGGACTACGTGAGCCCGCCGCTCGCGCGGCTGCGCGAACTAGTGCACGACGCGCGCCATGACTTTCTGATCGTGTCGCCCTACTTCGTGCCGCACGACTCGGGCGTGCAGGCGGCCAGCGCACTGACGCAGCGCGGCATCCGTATCGCGGTGCTGACCAACTCGCTCGCGGCGACCGACGCGGTCGCCGTGCAGGCCGGCTACAGCCCGTTCCGCGTGCCGCTGCTGAAGGCAGGCGTCGAACTGTACGAATTCAGGTCGCACCAGGACTCGCCGAACGTCGGGCTGGTCGGCTCGCGTTCCCGCTCGAGCCTGCATGCGAAGACCTACGTGATCGACCACCAGATTCTCGTGATCGGCTCGATGAACCTCGACCCGCGCTCGGCGAATCTCAACACCGAGCTCGCGCTCGTGATCCACAGTGCCGAACTCGCGAATCAGGTCGCGAAGATCTTCGAGCGCGCGACCCAGCCCGATGAGAGCTATCACGTGACGCTCGCCGACGCGGCCCAGCTCGCGTATCTGCGCTCGATCGGCGCGCCGCTCTCGCCGCTCGTCTGGACCGACGTCGAGAACGGCCAGACGCACACCTACATTTTCGATCCGCAAGCCGGGTTTTACCGGAACGCGCTAACCGGTCTATTCTCCCTATTGCCGGTCAACTCGGAACTTTGAGAAGCGGAGCCAAACATGACTGAAGACGTACGGATGGAGCGCGACACGTTCGGCGAGATCGCGGTGCCGAACGCCCGCCTGTGGGGCGCGCAAACGCAGCGCTCGCTGCAGAACTTCAAGATTTCGACCGAGAAGCAGTCACCCGAGCTGATCACCGCGCTCGCGGTGGTCAAGCGCGCGGCGGCCGAAGTCAACCTCGGCCTCGGCGTGCTCGACGAGCAGAAAGCCCGCGCGATCATGCAGGCGGCCGACGAGATCATCGCCGGCAAGCATCCGGGCGAATTTCCGCTGGCGGTCTGGCAGACCGGCTCGGGCACGCAGACCAACATGAACCTGAACGAGGTGATCGCCAATCGCGCAAGCGAGCTGCTCGGCGGCGAGCGCGGCGAGGCGCGCAAGGTGCATCCGAACGATGACGTGAATCGCGGACAGTCGTCGAACGACGTGTTCCCGACCGCCATGCACGTGGCTGCCGCGGACGCCATCGTCAAGCATCTGCTCCCCGCGCTGAAGACGTTGCGCGACACGCTCGACGGCAAGGCGAAGGCGTTCGCCGGCATCGTCAAGATCGGCCGCACGCACCTGCAGGACGCGACGCCGCTCACGCTCGGCCAGGAATTCTCCGGCTATGTCGCGCAGCTCGAACACGGCATCCGTCACGTCGAGGCGTCCCTACCGCATCTGTACGAGCTCGCGCAGGGCGGCACCGCGGTCGGCACGGGACTGAACGCGCACCCGAAGTTCGCCGACAGTGTCGCCGCCGCGATCGGCAAGCTGACCGGTCTGCCATTCGTGTCGGCGCCGAACAAGTTCGAGGTGATGGCAGCCGCCGACGCGCTCGTGTTCGCGCACGGCGCGCTGAAAACGGTGGCCGCGAGCCTGAACAAGATCGCCAACGACATCCGCTGGCTCGCGAGCGGCCCGCGTTGCGGTCTCGGCGAGCTGTCGATTCCCGAGAACGAGCCGGGCAGCTCGATCATGCCGGGCAAGGTCAATCCGACCCAGTCCGAAGCGCTGACGATGCTGTGCGCGCAGGTGTTCGGCAACGACGTCGCAGTGAACATCGGCGGCGCGAGCGGCAACTTCGAGCTGAACGTGTTCCGTCCGATGATCGCGCACAACCTGCTGCAGTCGGTGCGCCTGCTCGCCGACGGCGCGCACAGCTTCAACGACAACTGCGCGGTCGGAATCGAGCCGAATCACGAACGCATCGATACCTTGCTCAACGAATCGCTGATGCTGGTGACGGCGCTCAATCCGCACATCGGCTACGACAAGGCCGCGCAGATCGCGAAGAAGGCGCACAAGGAAGGCACGACGCTGAAGGCGTCGGCGCTGGCGCTCGGCTATGTCACCGAGCAACAGTTCAACGAGTGGGTGCGACCGAAGGATATGGTCGGGCGTACGGGGGGCTAAGTGCGCGAGGCGGCGCGCGAATGGGCGCGCCGCCCGCAGCCCCGCTGCGCTTAAATCTTTCCCTGCGCGACTTCTTCCGGTTTCAGTTCGACGATCGCGTCGAGCGCTTCCTTCACGTCCATCGCGTACCTGGCGAGGCGATGCTGCTCATCGGTCTGCGGCACGAAAGCGGGCACCGCCACCGGATGGCCGTTCTCGTTGACGGCGACCATCACGACGAGGCAATCGGTGGTCTGCAACAGCTCGCCGCCCTTCGGGTCGCCCGCCTGCACCGACACGTGGATATGCATGCTGGTGCGGCCCGTCGCAACGACGCGCGCACGCAGTTCGACCAGATTGCCCACGAGGATCGGCCGGCGGAAACGGATATTGCCGACGCTGACCGTCACGCAATAGCGCC from Paraburkholderia sp. HP33-1 includes the following:
- the panS gene encoding ketopantoate/pantoate/pantothenate transporter PanS yields the protein MLARITRLFPLWAVLASIAAYFSPATFSGVAPHVTTLLTIIMLAMGVTLSAADFLRVFARPAPVIAGIVLHYLVMPLAAWVIAKALRMPPDLTAGMVLVGSVASGTASNVMIYLARGDVALSVTISALSTLVGVFATPLLTRLYVDASIVVDVRGMLMSILQIVALPIVVGLVVNRLFGKLVRKIEPILPLVSMVAIVLIIGAVVGGTQKSIASVGLVVMVGVILHNGIGLLGGYWGGRLLGFDEAVCRTLAIEVGMQNSGLAATLGKLYFTPLAALPGALFSVWHNLSGSLLAGVWAGRPAKGSTHPDGERVLQAEHG
- a CDS encoding RNA-binding S4 domain-containing protein, whose amino-acid sequence is MPNLNFTLTGEYVELHNLLKITGLADSGGSAKMMVADGAVMVDGRVETRKTCKIRAGQVVLLGDTRIAVHEG
- a CDS encoding phospholipase D family protein, which codes for MLLCCATAFLTACATKLPATAFDREVTHALPATADTPLREALAPLEAKHPQQSGFRVLPNGTDALQMRIALARAATKTLDMQYYIANEDTTGKLLLGAALYAADHGVRVRMLVDDLNFKDLDRTMAGLNSHDNIEIRVFNPYGSAQEGMFERTTNLFTQIDHFTRRMHNKAMITDNQLAIVGGRNLGDEYFSASETLQFRDLDALAAGPIVADVSASFDDYWNSDLAYPLRALNRQKFDQQELNQTRDELRQHWRTNADPYNAKPLNATPLAAQITSEQLGLTWASAEFRADLPEKIEHPSPDYVSPPLARLRELVHDARHDFLIVSPYFVPHDSGVQAASALTQRGIRIAVLTNSLAATDAVAVQAGYSPFRVPLLKAGVELYEFRSHQDSPNVGLVGSRSRSSLHAKTYVIDHQILVIGSMNLDPRSANLNTELALVIHSAELANQVAKIFERATQPDESYHVTLADAAQLAYLRSIGAPLSPLVWTDVENGQTHTYIFDPQAGFYRNALTGLFSLLPVNSEL
- a CDS encoding acyl-CoA thioesterase, producing the protein MSTVPAAPLDRSETTFRFLAEPTSVNFGGKVHGGALMKWIDETAYACAAVWSGRYCVTVSVGNIRFRRPILVGNLVELRARVVATGRTSMHIHVSVQAGDPKGGELLQTTDCLVVMVAVNENGHPVAVPAFVPQTDEQHRLARYAMDVKEALDAIVELKPEEVAQGKI
- a CDS encoding MATE family efflux transporter, producing MTQSSFARAASRPPTLSRHAADTARLAAPLAIAQLSQMAMSVTDTILLGSLGPDALAAGGLGANLFFVVVTLLQGVLTSVSVSVAHARGAQDDGRVPHIYWTGFVLSVMLSVPAFILLSFASRILLAVGEPGLLAHNVGQYAAVLRWGAPASLIGVGLMRSFLPAIGAARRLLWVSIASVGVNGLLNYGLIHGAYGLPRLGFLGSAAATTITVWLTALVLMALLHLRPRFRHFVVATRPKLPLMGELFGIGWPVAITYGVESTLFLATGLMVGLLGESQLAAHQIALNVASVAFMVPLSIGQAANVRVGYWAGAGQPLAARHAGFVALALGVGFMSMSGLLLITAPHWIVGLYLHLDDPANAPTIALASSLLGVAAIFQIVDGMQAVGSGCLRGLKDTRVPMIAAAFGYWVIGFPTGYLLAFHAGLGARGLWWGLAAGLASVALLMTLRFHRLSLRQAPGAGSVTPPARSV
- a CDS encoding ATP-dependent helicase is translated as MSTVAESAPSFDTAAWLAKLNTAQREAVEYGTDTPDALPGALLVIAGAGSGKTNTLAHRVANLVVKGADPQRILLLTFSRRAALEMTRRVTRITGAAAATVGAPSVGAALAQGLTWAGTFHSVGARLLREYADLIGLAPAFTINDREDSADLMNLVRHELGLSAKERRFPAKGTCFAIYSRVVNTGASLGQVLDSAFPWCREWQDDLRRLFAAYVEAKQKQSVLDYDDLLLYWSHMAAEPAIAADLSARFDHVLVDEYQDTNRLQASILLSMKPDGRGLTVVGDDAQSIYSFRGATVRNILDFPAQFDPPARQITLERNYRSSAPILAASNAVIELASERYTKSLWTDKASAQRPRLVTVADDAAQARYVVEQVLEAREQGVKLKSQAVLFRAAHHSAALEIELTRRNIPFVKFGGLKFLDSVHVKDVLAVLRWAENPRDRVAGFRVVQLLPGVGPATAAKLLDDLVARADGGDPVATAGGVLAAFAAPARAQEDWHPFVRLMSSVYGRQTPWPAEFEMVRRWYEPHLERNHEDAAIRHADLLQMESIAGTYPSRERFLTELTLDPPDATSDESGVPLIDEDYLILSTIHSAKGQEWRNVFVLNGVDGCIPSDLGTGSDEEIDEERRLLYVAMTRAKEDLHIVVPQRFYVHNQTHLGDRHVWASRTRFIATPMLPLFDAYAWPRVPVASAPSAAGLAAAAQAKVEIAAKLRKMWD
- the fumC gene encoding class II fumarate hydratase — translated: MTEDVRMERDTFGEIAVPNARLWGAQTQRSLQNFKISTEKQSPELITALAVVKRAAAEVNLGLGVLDEQKARAIMQAADEIIAGKHPGEFPLAVWQTGSGTQTNMNLNEVIANRASELLGGERGEARKVHPNDDVNRGQSSNDVFPTAMHVAAADAIVKHLLPALKTLRDTLDGKAKAFAGIVKIGRTHLQDATPLTLGQEFSGYVAQLEHGIRHVEASLPHLYELAQGGTAVGTGLNAHPKFADSVAAAIGKLTGLPFVSAPNKFEVMAAADALVFAHGALKTVAASLNKIANDIRWLASGPRCGLGELSIPENEPGSSIMPGKVNPTQSEALTMLCAQVFGNDVAVNIGGASGNFELNVFRPMIAHNLLQSVRLLADGAHSFNDNCAVGIEPNHERIDTLLNESLMLVTALNPHIGYDKAAQIAKKAHKEGTTLKASALALGYVTEQQFNEWVRPKDMVGRTGG